A section of the Castanea sativa cultivar Marrone di Chiusa Pesio chromosome 12, ASM4071231v1 genome encodes:
- the LOC142619951 gene encoding transcription factor IBH1-like → MNSKRFSPTSSTIKSRFTRRFLRALLKINRQRTRTPSSPMEICQRYLKVKLAADVSMASAVGSRRAWSRAMLAKIRHGVRAGSTSSLAMRKRKIYHGKKSTKEVGIVGNAKVLRKLVPGGEAMDTCSLLDETFHYIKCLSTQVKVMTRIADQICST, encoded by the coding sequence ATGAATTCTAAGCGCTTCTCTCCCACCTctagtacaataaaatctaggTTCACCCGCCGCTTCCTTCGAGCCttgttgaaaataaataggCAAAGAACTCGTACCCCATCTTCCCCCATGGAGATCTGTCAACGATATCTAAAAGTTAAGCTTGCTGCTGATGTATCCATGGCTTCTGCTGTGGGTTCAAGGAGGGCTTGGAGTCGTGCTATGCTTGCCAAGATTCGACACGGCGTTCGTGCTGGAAGCACGAGCTCTCTTGccatgagaaaaagaaagatatatcATGGAAAGAAGTCTACAAAGGAGGTAGGTATTGTTGGCAATGCCAAGGTGCTTAGAAAGCTAGTGCCTGGTGGTGAAGCAATGGATACATGCAGCTTGTTAGATGAGACCTTTCATTATATAAAGTGCCTCAGCACTCAGGTAAAGGTGATGACAAGAATTGCTGATCAAATTTGCTCTACTTGA